A stretch of DNA from Sphingomonas sp. SORGH_AS_0879:
CCGCCGCCGCCGACCGCGCCGCGCGCATGGCCGAGGAACTGGAATCGATCCGCGAACGCTCCGCGCTGATCCATGAGACGCTGACCGACATGCGCGCCGAGCAGATCGACAATCGCGCGCTGGTCATCTCGATCGTGGCGATGGTGTTCCTGCCGCTGACCTTCATCACCGGGCTATACGGGATGAACGTCAAGACCCTGCCCTATGCCGAGGAACCCTGGGCGTTCGACGCGATCCTCGGGGGCTGCGCGCTGATCGCGGCGGGGATCGTCATCTATTTCGTCCAGCGGCACTGGTTCCGGCGGTAATCTTCACTTCCGCCCCGGCCATCCGTTCGGCCTGAGCGAAGTCGAAGCGCACGTTCCGCGCTGGCGGCTTGGTGGAGGGATCCCCTTGGCCCCTTCGACTGCCTGCCAAGGCAGGCGCTCAGGACAGGCTTCGACTTCGCTCAGGCTGAACGCAGGGTGGGGAGCGGCCCCCTTACGCCCCCGCCTTCTTGCTCATCTGGCGGACCGTCTCCCAGGCTTCGGCGATATCGGCGATGTTGTCCGCCACGTCGCGGAACAGCTTCGGATTCTGGTCCAGCGAGCCGTCGACGATCTGCCGCCGCGCACCCGCATAGAGTTTGGCGAAGGTGATCGACATGTCGCCGCCATTCTCGAAATCGAGCCCCGCCTCCAGCGCGAACAGGATGGCGGTGGCGCGGGTCACCCGCTCGCTCTTGCGCGCGAGTTGGCCATGCTCGGTCGCCCACGCCGCCGAGCGGAGCGCGGAGATGAGTTCCTCGTAGAGAAGCTGGACGAGCGCGGGGCCGTCCGCCATCGCGGTGCGGCCGACGACGTCGATCTGGCGATAGGTCGCGGCAGGATCGGTGAGCAGTCCGGTTGCATAGGCCATCTTAGCTGCTCTTCGTCCACATCTTGACCTGCTGGTCCATGAAATTCTGCACCGATTTGTAGCTGGAGACGCGCGCGTTCATCGCGGAGAACTGCGCCGTCATCCGGTCCTGCGCCGCGCTCTGATCGTCCGCCAGATCGCTCTGGGCCAGAGCGTTGGCGCTCTGGTCCTGGCTCAACTGCCTGGCGGTCGCGCCGAGCCCGTAAAGGGTGCTGGTCGCCGCCATCTGGATGCCGTTCAACTGCGCCGACAGGCCGACCAGATTGTCGCCGCTCGACTGGAACATCTGTTCGACCGCATCCGGATATTGCGCCATCACCTGCGCCAGACGCACCGTGTCGACCTTCAGCGTCCCGTCCTTGTTGGTCCCGACGCCCAGATCGGCCAGCGTCTTGGGGCCGGGCGTGCTGGCGTCGCCGGGCACGATCTTGGACGTGGTCAACCGCCCCAGCGACTGGGACAGCGTGCGCGCCGCGAGGTTGCTGCGCAGATCGCCCGTCTGGGGGTTCAGTTCCTTGTTCAGCTCGGTGATCTTGTCGTTGAAGGTCGCCACGAAGTCCGACACGACCGAGGTCAGCGCGGCGGTCGGGCGCGTGCCGGTCAGCGAGACCGGGGTGGTCGAGACCGCGTTCAGCGTCATCGTTACGCCGCTCACCAGATCGCTGATGGTATTACTGGCGCGCTCCACCGTGACGCCGTCAACCGTCAGCTCGGCATTGGCGGCCGTGGAGGTGTTGCGCGTACCTGTCGCGCCGCCACCGACGTTGAGCCGCGACAGGCCCGCCGTCGCCCCCTCGCTGGCGGTCACGGTGAAGCTGTTCGCCGCGCCCGTCGCGCCGGTGAAGGACAGATAGGCCTTGCCGTCGGCATCGGTGATGACCGAGGCGGTGACGCCGGTCTTTGCCGCGTTGATCCTGGCCGCGACATCGTCGATCGTCGGGCTGGTGCCGTCATCGAACTGGACCGTGACGGCGGCTTTGGAGCCGACCTGGATCGACAGGCTGCCGGTGCCCATCGAGGCGGTCCGGTCATAGCTGATGCGCGTCACGCTGGTCTGCGGCGTGGCGAGTGCGTTGACGGTGATCGACTTGGACAGCCCGGCCAGCTTCGCGCCCGCCGCCGTCGTCACGCTGAACACCGCCGGATTGCCGCTGCTCGCCTGGGTGGCGAGCGTCCCGCCCTTGGCGAGCGAGGCGAGCGAGCTGGCGAAGTCGGTGATCGAGCTCATCACCGTCGATGTCGCCGAAATCTGCGAGGTCAGCGTATCGGCCTTCGCCTTCAGCGCCGCGGTGCGCGCGGCGAACTGCGCCTGGACCAGCGAGGGGACCAGCGCGGACAAATCCATGCCGGAACCGGTCTGGAGCGAGGTGAACAGCGCCTGCGCGGCGGATTTGGTGGCGTCCGTGGTCGACTTGGTCGCCGTGGTGCTGGTCACCGCAGACGTCGATGAGGTCGAGGAAATGGTCGTCATCGACGGGACTCCGGCACGCGTTCGCCTTCGTGAACGACCATCGGGATGGTTTCTTTAGGGATTTGCGACGAACCGTTCATGGCGTACCGGTTCATGACTGGGGCTGGCCGTTTTCGTCGAAACGGGCGTCGACCGGCACCTCGACCGGCGGCTGCGCCGTGCCACCCGCGCCTGCGTTGAGCCCGAAGACGAAGGCGAGCACGACGGCGATCGCCTGATACAGGTCGGCGCGGACCTCCTGCCCCTCGCGGCTGGTGTAATAGACGGCGCGGGCAAGCTGGGGATATTCCAGTACGGGCTTGGCATATTCGCCCGCCATCTCGCGGATCGCCAGCGCGGTGGCGCCGCGTGCCCGGGCGACGACCACCGGCACCTCGTCCTGCCCGCGTTCGTAACGCAGCGCGACCGCGAAATGGGTCGGGTTGGTCAGGATGACATGCGCCTCCTGCACCGCCGCGCGGACCGCCCGGCGCGACATTTCGCGCTGCTTGCCCCGGATATGCGCCTTGGCCTCGGGATTGCCCTCGCTCTCCTTATGCTCGTCCTTGACCTCCTGCTTGGTCATCTTGAGCTTGGAGAAGAGCTGGAAGATCTGGAGCGGCACGTCGAAGCCCGCGATCAGCACCAGCCCCATCCCCATCACCAGCAGCACCGAGATGAAGGTCCCGCCCAGCGAGCCGAGCGCGCTGTTGAGGTCCGACTGCGCCAGCCCCATGGTGGTGCGCGACGACTTCCACAGCATGTACGCGCCGATCGCGCCGAGCAGTACGACCTTGAGCAGCGACTTGCCCAGCTCGGTCCAGCCCTGCATGCCGAAGATGCGCTTCAGGCCCGAGGCGGGATTGAGCTTGGAGGGTTTGGGCGCGATCGCCTTGGGATTGAAGTGGAGCGAGCCCAGCCCCGCCTGTGACGCGATGGTCGCGACGATGGTGACCGCGAACAGCGAGGCGAGCGAGGGGGCCAGCTTCCATCCCGCCTCCATCAGCGGGCGGAAGGGCTCGAAATCCTCGACATCGGCATGGCTGAACTGGAAGCTGGCGGCCATCACCGCCTTGCACGCAGCCAGCAGGGTGGGGCCGGCGAAGATCAGCCAGGCGATACCCGCCATCATCACCAGCGCCGCCGCCAGATCGCGGCTGCGCAGGATCTGCCCGTCGTCGCGCGCTTTTTCGCGACGCTTCTGGGTTGGGGCTTCCGTCTTTTCGCCGCCCTCCGACATCAGCCGAGCACCAGCGTCTGGGTGGCGGCAAGGCCTTCGCGGAGGATGACGAGCATATAGTCCCCCATGGCGGGGAAGGCGATGGCGATGGCGATGACGCCGAGGAACAGCGCGGCCGGAAGGCCCACCGAGAAGAGGTTGAGCGAGGGCGCGGCGCGGCTCATCATCCCCATGACGAGGTTGAGGCAGAGCAGCAGGAAACCGACCGGCAGCGCCAGCAGCAACCCCGCGAGGAAGGC
This window harbors:
- the fliD gene encoding flagellar filament capping protein FliD — translated: MTSTTATKSTTDATKSAAQALFTSLQTGSGMDLSALVPSLVQAQFAARTAALKAKADTLTSQISATSTVMSSITDFASSLASLAKGGTLATQASSGNPAVFSVTTAAGAKLAGLSKSITVNALATPQTSVTRISYDRTASMGTGSLSIQVGSKAAVTVQFDDGTSPTIDDVAARINAAKTGVTASVITDADGKAYLSFTGATGAANSFTVTASEGATAGLSRLNVGGGATGTRNTSTAANAELTVDGVTVERASNTISDLVSGVTMTLNAVSTTPVSLTGTRPTAALTSVVSDFVATFNDKITELNKELNPQTGDLRSNLAARTLSQSLGRLTTSKIVPGDASTPGPKTLADLGVGTNKDGTLKVDTVRLAQVMAQYPDAVEQMFQSSGDNLVGLSAQLNGIQMAATSTLYGLGATARQLSQDQSANALAQSDLADDQSAAQDRMTAQFSAMNARVSSYKSVQNFMDQQVKMWTKSS
- a CDS encoding flagellar biosynthesis protein FlhB is translated as MSEGGEKTEAPTQKRREKARDDGQILRSRDLAAALVMMAGIAWLIFAGPTLLAACKAVMAASFQFSHADVEDFEPFRPLMEAGWKLAPSLASLFAVTIVATIASQAGLGSLHFNPKAIAPKPSKLNPASGLKRIFGMQGWTELGKSLLKVVLLGAIGAYMLWKSSRTTMGLAQSDLNSALGSLGGTFISVLLVMGMGLVLIAGFDVPLQIFQLFSKLKMTKQEVKDEHKESEGNPEAKAHIRGKQREMSRRAVRAAVQEAHVILTNPTHFAVALRYERGQDEVPVVVARARGATALAIREMAGEYAKPVLEYPQLARAVYYTSREGQEVRADLYQAIAVVLAFVFGLNAGAGGTAQPPVEVPVDARFDENGQPQS
- a CDS encoding flagellar protein FliS yields the protein MAYATGLLTDPAATYRQIDVVGRTAMADGPALVQLLYEELISALRSAAWATEHGQLARKSERVTRATAILFALEAGLDFENGGDMSITFAKLYAGARRQIVDGSLDQNPKLFRDVADNIADIAEAWETVRQMSKKAGA